The Helianthus annuus cultivar XRQ/B chromosome 16, HanXRQr2.0-SUNRISE, whole genome shotgun sequence genome includes a window with the following:
- the LOC110919005 gene encoding uncharacterized protein LOC110919005, whose product MTGKDKEDSGSKSVTTDQKALHPIYSVTKIQNKVRTLDGVKVTYTSWVKLFKLHAKGYEVLDHIDGAEPPSKDDDSYDSWVKIDAIVLQWIYGTLSDDLLVRILDYETTAQQAWNKIQTIFQNNKNSRASSLMHAFTTTTLASCSSLNDYFQKLKDIAEQLSDVDQSVTESRLVLQMVQGLPPEFDTTAQFINQSNTTWDDARDMIDREQRR is encoded by the coding sequence ATGACTGGAAAAGACAAAGAAGATTCAGGATCTAAATCGGTTACGACCGACCAGAAAGCTCTTCACCCGATTTATTCGGTGACGAAGATTCAAAACAAAGTTCGAACCCTAGACGGTGTCAAGGTTACCTACACTTCGTGGGTAAAGCTCTTCAAACTTCATGCAAAAGGCTATGAAGTACTCGACCACATCGACGGTGCGGAACCCCCATCAAAAGATGACGACAGTTACGACTCTTGGGTCAAGATCGACGCGATTGTGTTGCAGTGGATCTATGGTACGTTGTCCGATGATCTTTTGGTTCGAATCCTCGACTATGAAACCACAGCCCAGCAAGCTTGGAACAAGATTCAAACGatttttcaaaacaataaaaactCACGGGCATCGTCTCTTATGCATGCATTTACAACAACCACGTTGGCCTCCTGTTCGTCGCTCAATGATTACTTTCAAAAGCTCAAAGACATCGCCGAACAACTCAGCGATGTAGACCAATCCGTCACAGAATCAAGACTTGTGCTTCAAATGGTTCAAGGCCTTCCACCGGAGTTTGATACCACTGCCCAGTTCATCAATCAGTCCAACACTACGTGGGATGATGCTCGGGATATGATCGACCGGGAACAGCGCAGATAA